A segment of the Cutaneotrichosporon cavernicola HIS019 DNA, chromosome: 6 genome:
GAGGATATCGCCCTGTTGCACCGTCGCCCTGTCCGAGTCCGTGTGAACTCGCTGCTCGCGAACAGCCACTAAGTTGCAACGTCCGTGTGTACCTGGGCCTGACAAGTCATGTAAAGTCATGTGAGTCAGATCGTGACCCAGATCATGGAAGCGTAGGCACACATGTGCATCCTGGGAAAACTCCCTTCTCCACCCCCCGACGCTGGCACATTACATTATGGCTACGGGCAGTGTGCACCAGCCACCGCGCTGCAGCTCCATATACAGTACCCAGACTCCCAGGTTCTACCTCTTCTCATCTACTTGTCTTTCTTACGCGGCTTCTGTCTGCCCTCACGCTTGGCAACTGCGCGCGCTAGTTTCAGTCCGCACGCATTGCACAGATCCTTGACTCCAttctcgcccttgcgccATTCGGGGCTCTCGCGCGTCCCGCACCCACGGCACTTCTCGATGTCGCCAGGCGGGCGGACTAGCGGACGCGTACTTCCCCCGCGCGTCTGCGATACTGGCGCATGGTTCACGGGCTCAGCCGAGTGACCGTACCCCGCATCATACTGGGCTGGCGGCGGGTACGTCCCATGCGCAGGATACTCTGAAGCAGGAAAcgttggcgccggcgccgcgTATCCCCGCTCATACTCGGGTCGCCATTCTTGTTGTGGCCCATTGGAGACGGCTGGTTGTGGTGGGTGCGCAGGAGGCGCCTGCTGCGGGGCGGTGTGTGGGGCGTTCCAACCCTCGTGCGTCGGACCGGTCGGACCGGCAGTATTGTTGGGCAACTCGTACAGGTTTGTCGTCTGGAAGCAGGAAAAGACGATCTTGCCGTACGGGATGAAGACTGACGTGACGTGTCGGTACAACCCCTCGGTACGTATCGAGTGCTCGGCACCGAACCGTGTCGTACAGTTGGTGCGCACCTCGCCTGGTTTGGCCGCCAATGCATTCGGATCCATGTCGACACCGCGCATCAGTTCGGCGTACTCGTCCGCGTCGTACAGCCCGTCAAACTGTGGCGATGACTTGTCTGTTGGCCGTGCTGGCGGCCACGTGAACACCAGAGTCGTAGGCTGCGCTGCATTGTGGTGGACCGCATGGATCTGTAACACACGCGTTGGCGGATACCGGGTtcgtggtggtggtgtgaCGTTGTTCGAGATGCTCTGCTGCAGTGTTTGGAGGTCCCCATCCGTCATGCCAGTGGAGCCGCAGAAGTTGGACCAGCCTTCTTGCTGGCGACTAGGGTCGTTGTTCGCCTGCGGATCAAAGTCCTTGATTGCGTGGAGAAAGGCGAGGAGTAAACCGTCCGCAACCTGATCCCGATAAGCACGTGTCGATCGCATCCCGATCAGTGACTCACCCAATTCAACACTAAATCAATGATGAGGTAGTCCGAGTCTTCAGTCACTGTGTCCATGTCCGGCGGCAGCACAATGTCGCCAGGTTGTGCCCCGCACATTTGGCGGATGCGCGACAACCGTGAGAAGCGCATGCTGTGTGTGTCAGCGTGCAGGGCTAGTCgtgacgtcggcggcgacaagTAGAGGGCGACAGTGTGGCCGCCGACACACGCCAGGAACATGCAGTCGAGACCAAGGTAGGAGACGTGTCTCACGCGAGCAGGAGACTACGTTCGGTGCCAACCCGCTGCGCCCAGTTCTGAGTGCTGACTCACCGGGTAACACTCCCTTGGAGGTCGTCGGACTGGATGGCGCTAGCGAGGTCGTTTCGTGCCTCTGCCTGTCAGCCAGATGACACTTACACTCTAGGGCGAGCCAACTAGCGCGACACCGTCGCGCTGGCGCACTTTCCGCTCGTAAAAGTGAGCCAGCTCCGTCAGCACACTCACGTTCTCGTTCGTCGGGGTGGATCAGGTCGATGAGCCCGTGGTTGAGCACACTCATGCTCTGCGGACCCAGGTGGTTGCTCAGCACGGGGTCCAGATAGACAAACTTGAGCTCGAGTTGGCCCCCGCCGCCTGGCGCCGAGCCGTACTGTGGGGCCAGGAGAGCCCAGTAGCATCGGATGCGGCCCACACTCTGATCGGCAGAGATCAAGTCACAGATAGCGAGGGGACGGCACGGGCGCGATCGTCGCGTGCGTGTGTGGTGGGCAGGTAGGATGGGCGTGGGTCGCGGGGCCCGGTAGACGACACAAGTGCGTGTCGAGAGGGAGTTGCGCGGGGCAAGATTGTATTGGAAGTGTGTGTTGCCGCAGCGGTTGTTGGAATGACCGTTTGGAGGGCCGTTATGCCAGTGACCGTCCATGATTGTTCAGATGAGACGACAAGCGATCGATATTGATGACGGGCCGAGTGATGGTGAGAATATGTCGCCAAAGTgacgagacggaggagaggaaagggaaggtggagtCGCAGCATGGGGAGCGAGAGAgggatggggttgggagCGAGCATGACGGTGGTAAGCATGTGGGCTGTGTACGAGATGCGGAGTATTGTGCGGAGCATGGAGAAGAGGTGGGTGTGTGGATGAGGATGTGCGTAGGTGCAGGTGATGCGTAGGTGCGTAGGTGCGAAGACGTACGGGTAGTGTGATGGTGGACATGGATGGGCGTGTAATAATGTAATGACAACTTGTAGGTAATGGGAAGCTGAGCAGCCTGCCTTTGATTTGTGACAGTGCGTATGTTGGGAGTGTAAGAAGTGAAGGGCGGGCTGTGCAGTCCAAGGGTCTAGTTTGATGTATTGCAAACCATGCAAAAGATGACAAGATGTTGAATACAGGGAGGATGGATGTTGTATGCTTTGGGATGGATGGAATAGAAGTTGTTACGAGTTTAGAGTGAGCGAAAGGAGTGAGGGTTATGGGGGTGGAGTATCCACTGTTTAGGCAGGCCGGCCAGAGTTCAAAGAGGGGATTGTGATCGACAGCGGGGTACAAGTGATCGAGAATCTGCctcacctctccctcgTACCTATCTCCCCTCTTTTCTTTaccctcaacctcggccaACGTCACCGCTCTTTGCCATCCACCCCATACACAAGCCACCACCACTACTACTTGCCATGGGCATACCTAGTCCCCTACCCGTGTTTTGTAGACCATTGCACCCTATGCAGCCAACATGACACCTAATCAAAAAGCTGCCAGCAGCGCTCACGTGGCTCCTCTCATGTGATGCTGAATCAGTGACGTCGACCCAATCCAGGCACGCTCCCCGGTCCGGCACGCCGAGGTGATCGAGAGGCTGCATATCTTAGGCTCTAGATGCATACAGTACAGTCTCCGTCGGCTGGGATCTCACCAGATCCCACCAAATGTTCAAGCCTCGACAATGCCTCCCTGTAATCAGCTATATTGATCTCGGCCATTAGGTTCGATGCGGGACATGTCTCAGAATCCGACAACCAGTTTTGAAACGCAACCGTGCTAATTTGCTAAGAGGACGCAGAACACCGAGTGGGACGTTGACATCAACTACGATCCATTCAGCCTCGTCGGACTCTACTGAGTTTAACGAGTTGGCGTCCATCTACCGTGTTCGGTATGGAATCGAGAAATGAGAATAAGGTCATGCAGACGCTGTCGCAGGGAGCTGGACTACAAGCTTGATTCATCCGTTGGCATGGTCAGCTTCCTGGTGACTGCTAAATCGGCTAAATGACCTTCCCCGCTCGAAGATAACAAGTGGCGAATGGCATAATTTCCAAGCCACCTGTTTAACTCAGAGGTTTTAGAGTTTCTGGCTTCGATTTGCTTCGGATACCAGAGGGTCGTAGGTTCGATCCCTGCAACAGGTTGCCAGCTGGCTTCATCCGGCAGCTTTTTACGCTTTGGGCGGGGACGTGATCACTGAGATTGTCGCGCACGGCACGGAGATAGTCGGTGTTGGGTTAATCGGACGATGGCCCCAAGTGCAAAGTCCATGGTCGTAGGCATGTGCCGCACCAATACTTCGTTCCAAACGCACGACTCAATCCCTCATCTTGACATCTCACCACTTTTGCACCCAGGCGGTCCTTGACAGCACCTCATACCCTCACATTTGGGAGCTCATCGTCTCTCACGCctcgctcgagctcctcatccgccTTCGTGCCGTCAGTCGTGCCAACCGGACCGCAGCGGACCGTGCCCTCGTCCACCATGAGAGCATCGCGCGCCCGCCAGTTGCCTCCCGCTGCTTCGGCCCACAGGATCGCGAGGCGTACATCGAGATAGTCGGGTGCATGTCCTCGCTCCACACTTACGTGCGTCGGCGCCTCCCGACACAGCGTGTACTACTCGCCAACGACGACCACCTCATCCGCATGAGGTGGGACCATGTGCGCATCCTGGACAACGACACGAAGAACTTTCGTGCAGTGTGCTACAAGGACCTGCCTCTGCTTGAGGTCTTGTGGTGGCGTGTCAATGTACACTGCGCCAACGGTCATGAACGAGCAGcgcttctcgccgtcgacatTGGAGAGCAGTGGGCACCAGTGGAGGAACACTTACGGCTTCTGCAAGCCTATACTCATTCTCCGCTTCTGTGCCGCGTGGGGAACATTGACGATCGCATGAACTCAcagatgaggaggacgacttCGCTTCGTCGGACAAGATTGCGGGGCGAACGCAGTCCGCCAGTACGCCTCCCAATACCACCAGGCCGTCGCGGACTGCTTCCAACCCTGTTACCCAGACCCCGTCTTTCGATCCGTGCTCACTGTCAAAGAGTGCCAGGCGCAGGTTGGTGAGGAAACATTCAAGGTGAGACGTTGGCGGACAGAAGCAGGTGATTGGTTTCGGCGGATGGTCAGTGAGTGGCGAGTCAAGGTGtggcagcctcctcctcctcccccaccaGCGTTGATTCCTTTCCATCGCCATGCGGCCAACCCAAAGAAATGAACACCACCTCCAAGTCAGGACGAAGTTGTTGCGTGTCGTACGCAAAGTCGCGCCCGATGATCCATTCCGGATCGTAAGCGTACACCACAACATGCCGCTTAACAGGCATCTCGGGTATCATTTGGCCACCCTCCGCAGCAAAAGAGGTACGAAGCAAGTCAACGATGGTATGTACTGGTGGTGCGAACCTGTCGCGAGCGGCAGACGGAGTACTTGCAACGAAGGGCACCTGATGGGAATGTGCTTGACGGGATGGAACTCGTCGCTTTCCAGGACGTGGACATACGACCACCTGGTAGGGCCCTAGAGAGCGCCCTCTTCGTAATCTGCTTCACGGGGAGGTGTCGGGCCGACATGGAAGTCGCAACCACTTCACCGTTCATGCGACGCCCGAGCTTGATGCAGCGGAAGAGCGGGCGTCGGCACGCGGCTTGCTCGCCGTGTGCGGGGCCAGGAGAGATTCTTGGGGCGCAAGATGAATGGGTAGAACGCGACGTCGATTGTGACCATGGTTATGGGCGATGTGAGAATGTAATCAGTGCTAATTGCTTGACAAGGTTACCGTCCGGTTATTTAGGCTACTGTATATAGGCATCAGGTTGACGTCAGCTATCGCGTCAATGTCTGAGGTCACATGTCGGCTTACAGGGTGCCGTGCAGCCTCCCAGAGCGGGTCAGATAAGCAGATCCCGATTGCAATTTACGTGACGGCACATGACATTCATACCACTGATTACAACTCTGGTACGCATGAGATGCAATAGATAACCTGTGCAGGGGGGTTAGCATTCACGACAGCCCGCACACCATCTTCCCCACCATGTACGGATCTTCCTCACAGCCGGTGCCCGACCAACCCAAGTTCGTCTCTGCTATTCCAGACTACCTCGCCTCCCCACGCACAGTCCCTGCTCGCTGTCCAGTCGGCCACGTTGCCCCTATCGTCAACAATGCCGCCACATTCAGCCCCTCGCTGTCGGAATCGGTTCTCTTCATTGTGGGCGCTCAAGCACATGCTGGTGGGCTCGCTTACGACGTGTTGGACGGCCCACGCTCGTTCTTCGCCGGGGCGGTGGAACCTGCATCATCCAGTCCCCTTGCCCCTGGCTCGTCGGAATCGGAGGACGTCACCCGGGCTGACGGACCGGTGACCTTGGACGTGGCTGCAAGTACGGATGCGGCTGGCCGCGAGACGCGCGCAATCCTCGCTTACTTTAGGTCCCGCGCTGCCATGACCGCCTGGCGAGCGGCGGGCTTTGAGAAGTGGTGGACCGATCCTGCCCGCGAGAGAgatggtgaggaaggaTACGGCTGGTTCCTTGAAGTCCTCGTACCCAGCGCCGACCGGCGGGAAACGATCATTTCTAATCCGGAAGGACAGCGGGAAGGTGTTGCGGTGCTCGCTGAAGGTACATGCGGGCCACTTTTTGAAGGGGGATATCGTGGGGCGTCTCGGGATCGGCTCGCAGTGTCCCAGAACGACTCGCTCCttggggagggagaaggcggTCCTGAAACCGTTGATCCACACGCCAAAGACCAAGAGAACGATTCACCATCACTTGTGCGAACAGGACGTGTCCAAGTGCGCGGGCAGAAGAACCTTTGCGTCATTCGATCGGGACAGGACTGGCGgggcggcggtgacgaggagcgtgcCAACTACCCTTCGATCCAGCGTTCGCTACTACACGCAATGGATGACTTGAGGGAACATGCTCGCGAACTAGGCTGTCACGGGATACGCTTTATGaccgtcctcgacaacgaTGTTGAGCCCACCGACCGCACATTTGGTCTCGCCTATTTTGCGTCGCTGACGCAGCTCGAAGACTGGGCCGCCACACGCCCAGCTCACCTCGATGTTGTCCACCGTTTCGTCAAGTATGCCACCGAACGCCACGGCAACATCAGTGTTCGCCTGTGGCACGAGATCTATGTGCTCGAACCGAGTATGCAGGAGTTCGAGTACATCAACTGTGCTCCCGGCGGAGGTGTGCTTGGTGTCTCGTAGAATGTATCTAGCGATGTAGCTCTTTGAGAGC
Coding sequences within it:
- a CDS encoding uncharacterized protein (GATA zinc finger), with the protein product MSTITLPSVGRIRCYWALLAPQYGSAPGGGGQLELKFVYLDPVLSNHLGPQSMSVLNHGLIDLIHPDEREQARNDLASAIQSDDLQGSVTRMRFSRLSRIRQMCGAQPGDIVLPPDMDTVTEDSDYLIIDLVLNWVADGLLLAFLHAIKDFDPQANNDPSRQQEGWSNFCGSTGMTDGDLQTLQQSISNNVTPPPRTRYPPTRVLQIHAVHHNAAQPTTLVFTWPPARPTDKSSPQFDGLYDADEYAELMRGVDMDPNALAAKPGEVRTNCTTRFGAEHSIRTEGLYRHVTSVFIPYGKIVFSCFQTTNLYELPNNTAGPTGPTHEGWNAPHTAPQQAPPAHPPQPAVSNGPQQEWRPEYERGYAAPAPTFPASEYPAHGTYPPPAQYDAGYGHSAEPVNHAPVSQTRGGSTRPLVRPPGDIEKCRGCGTRESPEWRKGENGVKDLCNACGLKLARAVAKREGRQKPRKKDK
- a CDS encoding uncharacterized protein (Haem-containing dehydratase); this translates as MYGSSSQPVPDQPKFVSAIPDYLASPRTVPARCPVGHVAPIVNNAATFSPSLSESVLFIVGAQAHAGGLAYDVLDGPRSFFAGAVEPASSSPLAPGSSESEDVTRADGPVTLDVAASTDAAGRETRAILAYFRSRAAMTAWRAAGFEKWWTDPARERDGEEGYGWFLEVLVPSADRRETIISNPEGQREGVAVLAEGTCGPLFEGGYRGASRDRLAVSQNDSLLGEGEGGPETVDPHAKDQENDSPSLVRTGRVQVRGQKNLCVIRSGQDWRGGGDEERANYPSIQRSLLHAMDDLREHARELGCHGIRFMTVLDNDVEPTDRTFGLAYFASLTQLEDWAATRPAHLDVVHRFVKYATERHGNISVRLWHEIYVLEPSMQEFEYINCAPGGGVLGVS